A region of Odocoileus virginianus isolate 20LAN1187 ecotype Illinois chromosome 11, Ovbor_1.2, whole genome shotgun sequence DNA encodes the following proteins:
- the ISG15 gene encoding ubiquitin-like protein ISG15, protein MAMGGNLKVKMLGGEEILVPLRDSMMVSELKQFITQKIKVPAFQQRLAHLESGEILQDRVSLVDQGLRAGSTVLLVVENCSAPLNIVVRNDKGRSSSYEVLLTQTVAKLKQQVCQKERVQADQFWLSFEGKPMDDEQLLGEYGLTTGCTVFMNLRLRGG, encoded by the exons ATGGCCATG GGCGGGAACCTGAAGGTGAAGATGCTAGGGGGCGAAGAGATCCTGGTGCCTCTGAGGGACTCCATGATGGTATCCGAGCTGAAACAGTTCATCACCCAGAAGATCAAGGTGCCTGCTTTCCAGCAGCGCCTGGCACACCTTGAAAGCGGGGAGATACTGCAGGACAGGGTGTCCCTTGTCGACCAGGGCCTGAGAGCTGGCAGCACCGTCCTGCTGGTGGTGGAGAACTGCAGTGCCCCCTTGAACATCGTAGTGAGGAACGACAAGGGTCGCAGCAGCTCCTACGAGGTCCTGCTGACACAGACTGTGGCCAAGCTCAAGCAGCAGGTGTGCCAAAAGGAGCGTGTGCAAGCGGACCAGTTCTGGCTGTCTTTtgaagggaagcccatggatgaTGAGCAACTGCTGGGGGAGTATGGCCTCACGACTGGGTGCACCGTGTTCATGAATCTACGTCTACGGGGCGGGTAG